In Bacteriovorax sp. Seq25_V, the following are encoded in one genomic region:
- a CDS encoding ATPase, T2SS/T4P/T4SS family, with amino-acid sequence MKDTNLEKVLGKLYSIFNDPNVDEIFIDSYKDIYYTENSKIVELKDIFSNREELENFTLSLINYFQVKITEETETLNLSFDDYRSVNIILSTINKTGPILNFMKLPQKTFGWEDYLKHGAIDEEGKNVIEGLLKENKNIIIAGPVGSGKTTLLNLVVNSIPLPNRVITIEKIRNLIIDRKMTARLIAESSNSKGVRKLIEAVRRMRADYIVLDDIHGSEVVDYINLINEGHSSVSLIGADNIFDALRRIEIFALNDYNAKTLDDIRYSISTAFDYIVFQEKLENGKRKVTKIGKVIFDGEKPSIELVYNK; translated from the coding sequence ATGAAAGATACAAACTTAGAAAAAGTTCTTGGGAAATTATATTCTATCTTTAACGATCCAAATGTTGATGAGATATTTATCGATTCGTACAAGGATATCTACTACACAGAAAATAGCAAGATTGTTGAGTTAAAAGATATTTTTTCAAATAGAGAAGAATTAGAAAATTTCACTCTATCACTTATTAATTATTTCCAAGTCAAAATCACAGAAGAAACTGAAACGCTCAATTTGAGCTTTGATGATTATCGTAGTGTTAATATCATCTTAAGCACAATTAATAAAACTGGTCCAATTCTTAACTTCATGAAACTTCCACAAAAAACTTTCGGCTGGGAGGATTATTTAAAACATGGAGCAATAGATGAAGAAGGAAAAAATGTTATAGAAGGACTTCTAAAGGAAAATAAGAATATCATTATTGCAGGACCTGTCGGTTCAGGAAAGACAACACTTTTAAATCTTGTCGTAAACTCTATCCCTCTGCCAAATCGTGTCATAACAATCGAAAAAATTAGAAATCTCATTATCGACAGAAAAATGACTGCTCGCCTAATTGCAGAATCTTCAAATTCAAAGGGAGTCAGAAAACTAATCGAAGCTGTAAGAAGAATGAGAGCTGACTATATTGTTCTAGACGATATTCATGGATCAGAAGTCGTGGATTATATAAATCTTATCAATGAGGGACATAGCTCTGTCTCTCTAATTGGTGCGGACAATATCTTTGATGCCCTAAGAAGAATTGAAATTTTTGCACTGAATGATTACAATGCTAAAACACTGGACGATATTAGGTATTCAATCTCCACTGCATTTGATTATATTGTTTTCCAAGAGAAATTAGAAAACGGAAAAAGAAAAGTAACAAAAATTGGAAAAGTTATTTTTGATGGAGAAAAACCAAGTATTGAGTTAGTCTATAACAAATAA
- a CDS encoding LysR family transcriptional regulator, translating into MLASHNEIIYFLEVAATENISKAATRLGITQPTLTQSIKKLEQTLGHELLIRSKSGVQLTRAGKLFLKESRQLIEQWENLKKSINQENDEIRGQYTIGCHPSVSLYTLPYILPNLLRNSPHLDLKIEHALSRIITDEVISYNIDIGIVINPIKHPDLIIRKLKNDNVTLFKSKGMPESKINKILISDPDLMQSQTIMSKLRKTEYIDYKRLYTSSLETATKLCLEGCGYAILPSLVTEEVCSGQLEKVKNAPVFKDELCLIYRVENKNSKALQEIVKHITKL; encoded by the coding sequence ATGTTAGCAAGTCACAATGAAATCATTTATTTTTTGGAAGTAGCGGCAACAGAGAATATCTCGAAAGCAGCAACAAGACTTGGGATCACTCAACCTACACTTACTCAATCAATTAAAAAACTAGAACAAACTCTTGGCCATGAGCTTTTGATTCGTTCAAAAAGTGGGGTTCAACTGACACGAGCCGGCAAGCTCTTCTTAAAGGAATCGAGACAACTAATTGAGCAGTGGGAAAATTTAAAAAAATCTATTAATCAAGAAAATGATGAGATAAGGGGTCAGTATACAATCGGATGCCATCCATCTGTTTCACTTTACACATTGCCTTACATCCTTCCAAACTTATTAAGAAATAGTCCACATCTGGATCTTAAGATCGAACACGCTCTCTCACGTATCATCACAGATGAAGTTATTAGCTATAATATTGATATAGGAATTGTGATCAATCCGATTAAACATCCTGATTTAATCATTAGAAAATTAAAAAATGACAATGTTACACTGTTTAAATCCAAAGGTATGCCTGAGAGTAAAATAAATAAAATTTTAATTTCTGATCCAGACTTAATGCAGTCTCAAACAATTATGTCAAAGCTTAGAAAAACAGAGTATATCGATTATAAACGTCTTTATACGTCTAGCTTAGAAACTGCGACAAAGCTCTGCCTCGAAGGCTGTGGTTATGCGATTTTACCGAGTTTGGTAACAGAAGAAGTTTGTAGTGGTCAATTAGAAAAAGTTAAAAACGCGCCAGTTTTTAAAGATGAGCTATGTTTAATTTATCGAGTTGAAAACAAAAACTCGAAGGCCTTACAAGAAATAGTAAAACATATTACTAAACTGTAG
- a CDS encoding helix-turn-helix transcriptional regulator, translating into MIIKDMIESLQKDVNSYMRIESASIQNLRAAIYDLGSKINELASLCNEISVSTSSPLTPKEQEVLSYVAGGFTNKEIASAMRISPKTIEYHLTSLFKKTESTNRTECLANALKNRWL; encoded by the coding sequence ATGATAATCAAAGACATGATAGAAAGTCTGCAAAAGGATGTAAATTCTTACATGCGAATTGAGTCTGCAAGTATTCAAAATCTTCGCGCCGCCATTTATGACTTGGGTTCAAAAATCAATGAGCTAGCAAGTCTTTGTAATGAAATATCTGTGTCGACATCGTCACCGCTCACTCCCAAAGAGCAAGAAGTTCTCTCCTATGTAGCTGGTGGTTTTACAAATAAGGAAATTGCTAGTGCGATGAGAATATCTCCTAAAACAATTGAATATCATCTCACAAGTCTTTTTAAGAAAACAGAGAGTACAAATAGAACAGAATGTCTCGCAAATGCATTAAAAAACAGATGGTTATAA